The genomic DNA AGAGTAATTTGATCAACAGCTAGACAATTCCTTCTCCCCAAGACATACCTACTAATAAATGAAGTTTTTCCTAAACTTCAGCTTTTCCCATATCTCTCTGTTTGGCTAAGTGCTACCAATTCTGTAATTCCAATTTTAAAACTCACTTCCTCAAGGTGGCATTTTCTGATTCTATAATCAAAATTATAACTCACCTGACCCTACCACCTTTATTTAAATAGTACTCCATTCGTATCACAAATTATGGTGCATTACTACGTATTTATTCCTTTACCATCTGCCTCCAATATGAAAGCTACTAAAGGACAGAGATCATACCTGTTTGATTCATTCAtactatgtaaatatattatttaatatttagtatATTCTATATTCACATATGACAAATGAGTTTCTGgttaggattctttttttctctaggaCAGTTTTAACTTATGTTCTTTCTTGAGGGGTGGAGGGAGAACGTGAAGCTGTTTCATTTTGGTGCACCAGAGATGACTTTatgcataaaataaattacttttatgttaaaatataattattagggcaacatatttataaaatgtcacttttgctcttttttctttctttttatgcagGAGAAATCAATGGTTCTGCCAATTATGAGATGTTTATATTTCACAACGGAGGTGTACAAATTTTATGCAAATATCCTGACATTGTCCAGCAATTTAAAATGCAGTTGCTGAAAGGGGGGCAAATACTCTGCGATCTCACTAAGACAAAAGGAAGTGGAAACACAGTGTCCATTAAGAGTCTGAAATTCTGCCATTCTCAGTTATCCAACAACagtgtctctttttttctatataactTGGACCGTTCTCATGCCAACTATTACTTCTGCAACCTATCAATTTTTGATCCTCCTCCTTTTAAAGTAACTCTTACGGGAGGATATTTGCATATTTATGGTAAGACATTGCTTTCATCTTCCAAACTTAagagtatatatatgttttgacaACTTTTCTCACTAATGGAAACACTTAgacaaataaatatcttttgtgTTGAAGTTCACTTAGATGCAGTTGATGGCAATCATTTATAATGAAGACATACGGGTGATGATTTACTATTAATCATAATTAGTATTATTCAGCAATATGCAACGTAATCCCATAGACTGCTAAGTCAGAAATAGATCATATTGCTTTTAAACACATATGctattaaaaatcaggaaaaatattaAGACAAATACTTAAACTCATGGCTTAATAATGGGTATTATCTCTATTCACCTAAGATTTAAGGTTTGGTTTTGTactgtgtttgtggaatgaaGTGTGATGATTGAAAATCATAGTTTTATAACATTACTTTTACTACTacctcttttataaaaatataggcAGAAAAGCCCTTTCTATTAACCACATTTGTAAATACATTATATTCATAATCTTTTAAGTTTTAGTTCCTGGATCCTTGCCATAATACTGAGATGATGTTAGTCTAATAACTTGCCCACTTACTGGATTTCATGACTGTAGTAAAGAAAAGCTTCATTTGATTAAATAGTTCTTTTAAATTTGGTAAGAGAACTCTTGGTTCAGCACTGAAGGAAGAGATGTGATTCTCAGAATTTTTCATTAACATACCTTTTTTTCCAATCCAGAATCACAACTTTGTTGCCAACTGAAGTTCTGGTTGCCCATAGGATGTGCAACCTTTGTTGTTGTCTGCATTTTTGGGTGCATACTTATTTGTTGGCTTACAAAAAAGGTAAGCAATTTCTATCTTTCCTTGTATCTGCTTTACTGATGTACATCAGTGATTATTTCCTCATCAAAAGTACACATGGCTCTTGTCAGAGTAGTTTGACCAACAGGGAGACAATTCCTTCCCCCCAAGACATACCTACTAATTAAACTAATCACTTGgaacagaagtttatttatttgttttatagccCACACATTCCAAAGAAGACTTCACTTAATGGCTTACAGAGtgttatgttattattattatcattcaaactagatgaggaaattgaggccaagAGAAGACTAAAGGTCAGGAGGAaggttaaaacataaaaatagatgcctctgaattttaaaaaattattatgtgtGGGCTGCAAATTTGAATCGAAGGTTCCTGAGAGGCAGGGCAGAGATGAAACAATTAGTTATAAGTTTTGCTCCGCTGGTAAGTTAAAAACAGTCAGCAAGAAATCCTTCTAAGGTGTCAATTGTAGCTGAGAAGGAAACTGACAACTTCTTTACATGGTAGGTTATTAGACTCCTTGCTTTTAAAGAAAACCACTGAGGAGCTATTTAGAAAGATAAACAATGACTACAACAAAAATCTCCCTGTGCTGGGGGATATTCTTTTTGGTCTCTCGCATTACAGGTTCTCAATCAAAGAACTGACACCACTCTGCATATTACGCAAGTATGCTAGTACTCAAGTATATCCACAGTGTGGTCACTGGCCAGTGTGTATCTGTGGGAGAcataaagaaggaagagaatgagaTGCGGCCCATGATCTAAGTCTATTGGGAAAGAAACAATAACggcaaaaatgaggaagaaagttCAGTAGAAAGCTCTTTTTACGTAAAGCCcatttcatattgttttcctACTTAGCCTAAAGCCAGGAACCTAAGTCACATTACCATGTTTTTTTCACATACCACTTCAAGGAAGAATAGAAAACAGTCAAAAAACaaagagatggagaagaaaagaTGACAAAGCATGtttctggctttttctttcaGAAGTATTCATCCAGCGTGCACGACCCTAACGGTGAATACATGTTCATGAGAGCAGTGAACACAGCCAAAAAATCTAGACTCACAGGTATGACTCCATTTGGGGGTTTGGGTAGGGAAGAGCTTTCTTCACAGTAAGCCTGcaatgttaattttgttttttttttttttaaagaaaggaaaacatctcCAAGgcctaattttagtattttctgtGAAAATCTGGATTTTTCACTTTAACTAGATTTATAGTTTCTGCAGTAtattgaaaacaaacaagcaatagGTTTGTAAGTCACTACTGAAACTAAACACACAAACAGTTCATAAGCCACCATTGTATCAAGGCAATTTTCCAATTGATGTTTCAAAAGTTGGGATGGTTCTAAGTGTTTTTGTTGAAGGTTTCATCCAGTCATTCGATGAGCATTTATTGATCATCAGTGAAGTGTGAGTTACTGAGTGAGGCACTCTGGGGAATTTGGACAGACGTATGCTAATTTTGGACTGATATTAGGAAAAGAGATCTGCGCTGGTGCTGCtagagggaagaaggagaaatTGATGAAGATATTTGGTTATTTTGATGTAAAGAGTGTGCAAGTTTAGAGAACTTGGATGGCTTTAGAAGTCTCAGTAATGTGGGAATTTGACCTTTTGTGTTAAGAGTCAGAAAACTGAAAGTTGCCAAGTTTGAGGGGCACCCAGAAAGTTTGAAGCTTCCATTGTAGAAAATTCATGTCTTATGCCCTTGAGGTTGGAATGATGTGCGATGTGTAATGAGACAGAAGCCACTGCATTTTTCCACCCCTCAGTGGCTACAGACTGTCTAAAGGGGACACATATAGCTTGCGTTGTCATGGAATTATAGAATGGGATAGGAGCTAAAAAGGCTCCTTGAGTTCACATTCATTTTTTAGATGACAGAAGTTGTTGCCCAAAGTGTTCAGTGATTCTTTTGGTTCCCTAGACAGTTAATACCATAGCTTTGACACTTGCAAAGAGCTTGTATTTCATTACTTTGCTGTTGAAAAAATATGATCTCTCAATCTCTTTGCTTAATGTGTTCTGTCTGTTTGGATCCCCACAAGCAGAACCTGAGATAAGGGCTTGAgtgcaagtagtttatttgggaggtgatcccaggaagaAGGAGTGAGGGGACAGGGAGAGTGAGACAGCTAACAAAGAGAAGCAAATGAAGGGCACGTTATTATCAAGGTCTCAACT from Piliocolobus tephrosceles isolate RC106 chromosome 11, ASM277652v3, whole genome shotgun sequence includes the following:
- the ICOS gene encoding inducible T-cell costimulator isoform X1, which translates into the protein MKSGLWYFFLFCLHMKVLTGEINGSANYEMFIFHNGGVQILCKYPDIVQQFKMQLLKGGQILCDLTKTKGSGNTVSIKSLKFCHSQLSNNSVSFFLYNLDRSHANYYFCNLSIFDPPPFKVTLTGGYLHIYESQLCCQLKFWLPIGCATFVVVCIFGCILICWLTKKKYSSSVHDPNGEYMFMRAVNTAKKSRLTDVTV
- the ICOS gene encoding inducible T-cell costimulator isoform X2, with amino-acid sequence MFIFHNGGVQILCKYPDIVQQFKMQLLKGGQILCDLTKTKGSGNTVSIKSLKFCHSQLSNNSVSFFLYNLDRSHANYYFCNLSIFDPPPFKVTLTGGYLHIYESQLCCQLKFWLPIGCATFVVVCIFGCILICWLTKKKYSSSVHDPNGEYMFMRAVNTAKKSRLTDVTV